The following proteins come from a genomic window of Pyxidicoccus sp. MSG2:
- a CDS encoding cupin domain-containing protein produces the protein MRPVLAAAALLGVGGTTLAHAASPDARAVSQHIMVKPDDVRWGPPPVALPPGAQMAVIEGDPKAAGKLFTMRFKFPAGYRIPPHFHPADEHVTVLSGELFMGMGEKLDTSNAQALPPGSFAVMPATVRHYAFARQPTMVQIHAVGPWGITYVNPEDDPRNAATGGAGTQEQP, from the coding sequence ATGAGACCGGTCCTTGCCGCAGCCGCGCTGCTGGGAGTGGGAGGCACCACCCTGGCCCACGCCGCCTCGCCTGACGCACGCGCGGTCTCTCAGCACATCATGGTGAAGCCGGATGACGTGCGCTGGGGGCCGCCGCCGGTCGCATTACCGCCGGGCGCGCAGATGGCGGTCATCGAGGGTGACCCCAAGGCCGCGGGGAAGCTGTTCACCATGCGGTTCAAGTTCCCGGCCGGCTACCGCATCCCGCCACACTTCCACCCGGCGGACGAGCACGTCACCGTCCTCTCCGGCGAGCTCTTCATGGGGATGGGCGAGAAGCTCGACACGTCCAACGCCCAGGCGCTCCCGCCCGGCAGCTTCGCCGTGATGCCGGCCACCGTGCGCCACTACGCGTTCGCCCGTCAGCCGACGATGGTCCAGATTCATGCGGTGGGGCCGTGGGGCATCACCTACGTCAACCCGGAGGATGACCCACGCAATGCCGCCACGGGTGGCGCGGGGACGCAGGAGCAGCCCTGA